The sequence TCGACGAGTTCGGTGAGCGCTTCGACGCGGTGCTGACCGCCAGGACCCGCGGGGATCTCCGAGCGGTGCTCGCCGACCTGCCGCACTCGCACCCGCCTGCGGTGACGCCCGGCGGCGACGAGCCGGTGCGCGGCCGGATGTCGACGATCACGCGGCGCGGCCAGTGGACCGTGCCGCCGCAGTTGCGGTTGAACACCCGGATGTGCGACACCACCCTGGATTTCACCAACGCGACCCTGCAGAGCCCGACCGTCGTGCTCGACATCGACGACTACTTCAGCTCGACCGAACTGATCCTGCCCGATGGCGCCACGGCGGATCTCAACGGCGTCGACATGCTTGCGGGCAGCGCCACCTTGAAGGTGCCCTACGGTCCGCGATCGCCGCAGTTGCACCTCGTCGCGCGGGGTCGGGTGCGGTTCGGGTCGGTGACGGCCCGGTACTCCTATGGGCGGGTGTGGCGGCGCATCTTCGGCTAGCAGCGATGTCGGTGCGTTTTGTCACGGTGAGCGTGACAAAACACGCCGAAATCACCGGCGGCGTAGCCGCTGCACGCCCGCGGCGCGCAACTCCAGCGCGGCCAGGCCCTGGATCGCCACCGCGTCGTAGTTGCGCCAGGCGCCCACCGGGTCCGCGTGTATCTGCGCCAGCTGCACCAGCGGCCGGTTGGCCAGCGCCCGCAGCGCCAACAACTGTTCGCCCGCAGGGGTGCGGGCCAGCGTGATCGCCGTCCACTTGCGGCGGGCGAACCGCACCCGCAGCATCAGCCACGGCATCGCGACGAACAGGATCGGCGGAGCCGCGACGGCGATCGCCAGCACCCACGCCAGCCACGACGCGGTGGTGTCGAGGTTGTGCCCCGCACCCGCGATTTGCAGCGCCGCCTCGCTGGCCGCCCGCAGTGGCGCGGCCAGGGCCTGGCCGATCAGGGGCACGTCGTCGGCTTGGCCGCCCGCGGCGTCGAGGTTGCCGGCGATGCCGTTCGCCCCGGCCTCGACCTCGCGGCCGACCGTGGCGATCGTGGACACCGCGGAGTGGACGGCCGCGCCGACCGATAACCACACGATGGTCCAGCCGAGCACGACGATGTCGCTGACGAACTGGCCGACGAAGCGGGAGGGCGTCGTGGCGTAGGGAAGAAACCGCGAACTCATGGGGTTGATGCTGCCCGATAGGCTGGCCGGGTGCGCCCCGCTCTGTCCGACTACCAACATCTGGCCAGCGGCAAGGTCCGCGAGCTGTATCGCGTCGACGACGAGACGCTGCTGTTCGTCGCCACCGACCGCATCTCCGCCTACGACTACATCCTGGACTCGCAGATCCCCGACAAGGGCCGCATTCTGACCGCGATGAGCGTGTTCTTCTTCGACCTCTTGAGCCGGTCGGGTGACGCGCCCAACCACCTGGCCGGGCCGCCCGACGACGAGCGCATCCCCGAGGACGTGCTCGGCCGCGCGTTGGTGGTGCAGAAGCTGCAGATGCTGCCGGTTGAGGCGGTGGCCCGCGGCTATCTGACCGGATCGGGTCTGATCGACTATCAGAAGACCGGGATGCTGTGCGGCATCCCGCTGCCCCCCGGCCTGAGCGAGGCCAGCAGGTTCCCCGAGCCGCTGTTCACCCCCGCGACGAAAGCCGAACTGGGGGAGCACGATGAGAACATCTCCTTCGAGGCGGTGGTGGACCTGATCGGTGCCGAGCGAGCCCATCAGGTGCGCGAACGCACGCTGCAGACCTACCGGCAGGGCGCCGATTACGCGCTCACCAAAGGCATCATCATTGCCGACACGAAGTTCGAATTCGGCGTGGACGCCGACGGCACCCTACGGTTGGCCGACGAAGTGTTCACCCCCGACTCGAGCAGGTACTGGCGCGCCGACGACTGGCAAGAGGGTGTTGTGCAGCAGAGCTTCGACAAACAGTTCGTCCGCAATTGGCTCACCAGCCCCGAGTCCGGATGGGACCGCCACGGCGACACCCCGCCGCCGGCCCTGCCGCAGCACATCGTCGATGCGACGCGGGCCCGCTATATCGAGGCCTACGAACGTATCTCGGGTCGCAAGTTCGACGATTGGATCGGGTCTGCCGCGTGAATCCACCAGAAGCCAAACGCATCGAACACCGGCGCGAGCATCACGGCGACGTCTTCATCGATCCCTACGAATGGCTGCGCGACAAGTCCAATCCCGAAGTCATCGAGCACCTCAACGCGGAGAACGCCTACACCGAACACGTCACCGCGCATCTGGCCCCGTTGCGCCAGACGATCTTCGAGGAAATCAAGGCCCGCACCAAAGAGACCGACCTGTCCGTGCCGACCCGGCGCCTGAACTGGTGGTACTACGCCCGCAGCTTCGAAGGCAAGCAGTACAGCGTGCACTGCCGCTGCCCGGTCGAAGACCCCGACGACTGGACCCCGCCGGTGCTCGACGAGAACACCGAGATTCCCGGCGAGCAGGTGCTTCTCGACGAGAACCTCGAAGCCGACGGGCACGACTTTTTCGCGCTGGGCGCCGCGTCGGTGAGCCTTGACGGGCACGTGCTGGCGTATTCGGTGGACGTCAAGGGCGACGAGCGCTACACGTTGCGGTTCAAGGACTTACGCACCGGGGAGCTGTTCGACGACGAGATCGAGAACATCGCCGCCGGTGTGACGTGGGCGGCCGACAACCGCACGGTCTACTACACGACCGTCGACGACGCATGGCGTCCCGACACCGTCTGGCGCCACCGCCTCGGATCCGGGCTGCCCGCCGAACGCGCCTATCACGAACCCGACGAACGGTTCTGGCTTGCGGTGGGCCGTACCCGAAGCGACAAGTACATCCTCATCGCCGCGGGCAGCGCCGTCACCACGGAGATTCGCTACGCCGACGCGCACGATCCGCAGGCCGAGTTCACCACGGTGTGGCCGCGCCGCGAACTCGTCGAGTACTCCGTCGAACACGCCGTCGTCGGCGGCGAGGACCGGTTCCTGATCCTGCACAACGACGGC comes from Mycolicibacterium pulveris and encodes:
- a CDS encoding DUF1707 SHOCT-like domain-containing protein, translating into MDSNDANLRVSDSDRAHVRQLLENAVGQGLLTLDEFGERFDAVLTARTRGDLRAVLADLPHSHPPAVTPGGDEPVRGRMSTITRRGQWTVPPQLRLNTRMCDTTLDFTNATLQSPTVVLDIDDYFSSTELILPDGATADLNGVDMLAGSATLKVPYGPRSPQLHLVARGRVRFGSVTARYSYGRVWRRIFG
- a CDS encoding phosphoribosylaminoimidazolesuccinocarboxamide synthase is translated as MRPALSDYQHLASGKVRELYRVDDETLLFVATDRISAYDYILDSQIPDKGRILTAMSVFFFDLLSRSGDAPNHLAGPPDDERIPEDVLGRALVVQKLQMLPVEAVARGYLTGSGLIDYQKTGMLCGIPLPPGLSEASRFPEPLFTPATKAELGEHDENISFEAVVDLIGAERAHQVRERTLQTYRQGADYALTKGIIIADTKFEFGVDADGTLRLADEVFTPDSSRYWRADDWQEGVVQQSFDKQFVRNWLTSPESGWDRHGDTPPPALPQHIVDATRARYIEAYERISGRKFDDWIGSAA